The genomic window ATCCGCCAGCGCAGCGCCCCGTCGCGCGCGGCCTACCTGGCGGGTATCGATGCCGCATTGCGCGAAGGCCCGTTCCGCTCGCGCCTGAGCTGCGGCAACCTGGCCCATGCTTTTGCCGCGTGTGGCCCGACCGACAAGGGCCGCCTGCGCAGCGACGTGACGCCCAACCTGGGTATCGTCACCTCGTACAACGACATGCTCTCGGCCCACCAGCCGTTCGAGCACTACCCGGAACTGATCCGCAACGCCGCGCGCGAGCTGGGCGCCACCGCCCAGGTTGCCGGTGCGGTGCCGGCCATGTGCGATGGCGTCACCCAGGGCCGTGGCGGCATGGAACTGTCGCTGTTCTCGCGCGACATCATTGCCCAGGCCACCGCGATCGGCCTGAGCCATGACATGTTCGATGCCACCATCTACCTGGGTGTGTGCGACAAGATCGTGCCGGGTCTGCTGATCGGTGCGTTGGCCTTTGGCCATCTGCCGGCGGTATTCGTGCCGGCCGGGCCGATGACGCCGGGTATTCCGAACAAGAAGAAGGCCGAGGTCCGCGAGCGCTACGCCGCCGGCGAAGCCACCCGCGAAGAACTGCTGGAAGCCGAATCCGCGTCCTATCACGGGCCTGGCACCTGCACGTTCTATGGCACCGCCAATTCCAACCAGGTATTGCTGGAAGCGATGGGCGTGCAGCTGCCAGGCGCCTCATTCGTCAACCCGGAGCTGCCGCTGCGTGACGCATTGACCCGCGCCGCCACCGCGCGGGCGCTGGAAATCACCGCCCTGGGCAACGACTTCCGCCCACTCGGCCGACTGATCGACGAACGCGCCATCGTCAATGCCGTGGTCGCCTTGATGGCTACCGGCGGCTCCACCAACCACACCATCCACTGGATCGCGGTGGCGCGTGCGGCCGGCGTCGTATTGACCTGGGATGACATGGACGAGCTGTCGCAGATCGTGCCGCTGCTGGCGCGCGTCTATCCCAATGGCGAGGCCGACGTGAACCGGTTTGCCGCCGCCGGCGGCCCCGGCTTCGTGTTCCGCGAACTGATGGATGCCGGACTGATGCACGCCGATGCCACCACCATTGCCGAGGGCGGCATGCGCGCCTTTGCGCAGGAGCCGCGCCTCACCGACGGCAACGTCAGCTATGTGCCGGCCGCTGCGGTCAGCGGCGATGAGGAAGTGGTACGCCCGGCCTCCAACCCGTTCGAGGCGCAAGGTGGCCTGCGCCTGCTGCGCGGCAATATCGGCCGCTCGCTGATCAAGCTGTCGGCAGTCAAGCCGCAGTACCGCAGCATCGAAGCGCCAGCGGTGGTGGTCGATGCACCGCAGATCCTGAACAAGCTGCATGCCGCCGGTGCGTTGCCGCAGGATTTCGTCGCGGTGGTCCGCTACCAGGGCCCCCGCTCCAATGGCATGCCGGAACTGCACTCGCTGGCGCCGCTGCTGGGCCTGCTGCAGAACCAGGGCCGACGCGTTGCACTGGTGACCGACGGCCGCCTGTCCGGCGCTTCCGGCAAGATCCCGGCCGCCATCCACGTCACCCCGGAAGCGGCGCGTGGCGGCCCCATCGCGCGCATCCGCGAAGGCGACATCATCCGTCTGGACGGCGAAGCCGGCACACTGGAAGTGTTGGTTGACGCCGCCGAATGGGCAGCCCGTGGCATTGCCGCCAACACCGCACCGGCCGGCTCGGACATGGGCCGCAACCTGTTCGCGATGAACCGCCGCATTGTTGGGCCGGCCGATCAGGGTGCCATCTCGATCTCCTGTGGCCCGGCACGACCGGACGGTAGCCTGTGGGAATACGACGCCGAGTACGAACTTGGCCATGACCATGCCGCAGCCGCCGCACCGCACGAAGCCAAGGACGCCTGAGGCGCCTGCACCCGCAACAGATCATTGATGAGGACACCATGAGCATTAGCCAATATCAGGACCGCGCCGAGCAGCTGTTGACTGCCGCCGGCATCCTGCCGGTAGTTACCGTGCACACTCTGGAACAGGCGCGCGCCGTCAGCGCAGCGCTGCTCGAAGGCGGCTTGCCGGCGATAGAGCTGACCCTGCGCACGCCGGTGGCGATGGAAGCGCTGGCCATGCTCAAGCGCGAACTGCCGGATGTGGTGGTGGGTGCCGGCACCGTGCTGACTGTCGAGCAGATGCAGCGCTCGATCGATGCCGGTGCCGACTTCATTGTTACCCCGGGCACGCCGGCGCATATGGCCGATGCCCTGGCTGCCGCACCGTTGCCGGTGGTTCCGGGCGCCGCTTCACCGACCGAACTGCTGGAACTGGTTGCCCGCGGCTTCCGCATCTGCAAGTTGTTCCCAGCCACCGCCGTTGGCGGCTTGGCGATGATCAAGGGCGTTGCCGGCCCCATCCCGGAGCTCAAGCTCTGCCCCACCGGCGGCATCACCGAGGCCACCGCAGGCGACTACCTGGCGCAGAAGAACGTGGTCTGCATTGGTGGCTCGTGGATGGTGCAGGACAGCTGGATCCGCAACGGCCAGTGGGACGAAGTGAAGAAGTCCGCTGCGGCCGCCGCGGCCATCGTCAAGCAGGCCCGCGCCGGCTGACCTATCGCGCTTTTTTTGTGGGAGCGGCGTAAGCCGCGAAGCCGGCAACAACCAAACCACCTCCATCCGCTTGCCAAGGCAGCGATGTGGAAGTTGGTGCTGGTGATGCGTAGCCCGCGCCCACCATCAGCTTCGCGGCTAACGCTGCTCCTACAACTGCGTTCTGCACGCTAGTACGAGCGGCGTCAGCTGCGAAGCCGACAGCGACAAAACCACCTGTCTCTGTCGAGCACGGCCTTGCCTTGCCGCGGCTGCAGCATCATCAGCTTCGCGGCTTACGCCGCTCCCACAACCTGGTATCCCGTTTTTTTCAGATCCGACGGAAGCTCTTCCTCTCCCTCTCGTCGACTGGCCTGCGCCTCGGTATTCGAGGCGCAGTTTTTATCACTCAGCGCTTGCCGCGCTCGCTGCGGCGCAGCTCGGCTGGAATCTCGATCTCCACTTTCGCCGGCAAGCTGCTGATGTGCAGCTCATTGCCCAGCCATTGCGCAGGCTCGCCATTGATGGTCGCCTCACCCGGCGTGCCCTCGTAAGGCCAGGGCAACAGCAGCCCGGCCGCTGGCAGTTGCAGCCCCTCCGACACCTGCAGGGTGAGCTGCTTGTCACTGCGTTGCAGCGAGTAACTCAGCTTGCCATGCGAGGTGTTCAAGTCCTCGATGGCAATGCCCTTGCCGGTCAGCCAGGCACTGGGCACACCCGCGGCCAGCACGAGCGGCCCATCCACGTCGCGCTCGTAGGCAAACATGTCCAGCGCCGAGCGGACGAAATCCGACGCCACCCACGCATGCGGCAGGTCACCGACAAAGAACGGCTGCCGCGGTGTCGATGAGACAACCTCGGCCCATTGGTTCCAGGCCGGCGGCGCCCGGTCCTTGAAGAAGAACCCGGTGGCCTCCCAGGCCCGCGCGCGCCAGCCCAGGCGCACGAATGCGCTGACGTTGCGCCACTCGTACGGCGTGTAATCCTTCCATTGGCGCTTGCCGTCGCGCCGCTCCACGAAGTTCTGCCAGTAGCGCTCGAAGGTGTTGTCCAACGCCGGCTGCGGCAACCGGGCCTGCTCGCCACCGGGCGCCAGCGCGATGGTGGTGGAGGTGGCGTCGAAGTCACCCAGCTCCACCGAGCCAGGCAGGTAATCGATACCGTGCGCAGCCATCGCTGCGCGTAGCGAATCATCCAGGTCCTGGCGGAACTGATCGCGCGATGCCGCCATGCTCGCCGCTTCGGCCTCCAGCCCCAGGGCGGCGGCCATGTCGGCGGCATCCTTGTAGCCACGCAGCGCCCAGAAGTTGTCCCAGTACGAATGCACCGGCTTGGCCGAATAGCCTTCGTGGCTGATCGAGGCCGGCATCATGCCGTAGAAGCCGGCATGGCGCGCCCGGTTTTCCTCGGTGCGTTCGCTCAGCCGCAGTTGTTCCATATAGCTCCAGGCCTTCTGCACATGCGGCCACATCTGCTGCAGGAACGCGCTGTCACCGGTGTGCCGCCAGTATTCGGCGATGGTGTAGATCAGCTCGCCGTGGCTGTCGTTCTCCGGCACCGGATCGCTGCCACGCGCATCCACGCAGCACGGCACCATGCCGCTTTCGAACTGGTACGGCGCATACCAATCCACGTACTGGCGCACCGCATCGGCCCGGCCCATCCGCAGCAGGCCTTCGGAGATCATCGCGCCATCGCGGATCCAGCTGCGCGCATAGGAACGCGTGCCCGGTTGCAGACTCGGCCCCACCCGCGAAATCAACATATGCGCCAATGCGGTACGCAGCGTATTGGCCAGGGGCTGGCCCGCTTCCGGCACCCGCAGCTTGAGCTGGTCCAGCTTCTGCCGCCACATCGCGGCGACCTGCTGCTGCGCCTTGTCGGCGTCGAACTTGGCCGGCATCTGCCAGTTGCCGGTCTGCGGCAAAACCAGCACCACCTCGCGGCGCTGGCCCGGTTCCAGCTTCCAGGTGTAGACCAGCGCACCGGAGGCCAGACCGGTGACGTCGCGGACTTCCTGCATGCCCGGCAAGGTCTTGTCGGCCAAGTGGGTGACGTCCAGCTTGCTGTCGAAGCTGCTGGCGAAAACCGCATCGGCCGGCGCCGTTGCATACACGCGTGGCTGGCCGTTGACGCTGACCTGCGCCGGCTGCACGGCCAGGTTGTCGATGCGGCTGACACCGCCGACAGTATTGAGGAACTGGCTGGGCGGGTTGACCTGGAACGGCCGCACCGCCAGCGCCAAGCGGTACTCATGCGCAACCTTGTCGGTATTGCGCAGCTCGTAGCGCGCCACCAGCTGCGCCTGCTCCGGCCGGCCCTGCACGAAGCCGCCGACATTCAAGCCGAAGCGCTCGTGTTGCCAGCCCACCGTCGGCATCGGCAGATAGCCGTCGAGCAGGGTCTGGGTGGTTTTCACCTCGGCCCAGCCGATCACCTTGCCGTCGAGCACCACGAACGGCTCGATGCTGAAACCGCCCTTCGCCGCTTCCAGTGCGCCGTCCTCGCTGATCAGGCCCTGCTCGCGGCCACCATCCAGGCCCAGGATCGTCCAGTACGGCTGCTCGCCGCTGAAGCCACGCGGCAAGCTGCCGCGCGGCAGGTCTGCGGCAACCGAGCGGATGAAATCATTCGGCGTGGTCGCGAATGACAGCGGCTTGAGGCTGATGTCGCGGATGCCATAACGCCAGTTGGGTCCGTCGACCAGGTCAAAGCGCAGATAGCGCGCCTCGGTCTCCGGCAACGCCAGCCAGTCCTTGCCGCCAGCGCCGCTGCTGACTTCGCGCAGGGTCTTCCAGTCACGGCCATCGATGGACGAACGCACCACGTAGCGGCTGGCTTCCAGGCCTGGCGCCCACTGCACCACGGCGCCGCCAAATTCACGCACCTTGCCCAGATCCAGGCTCACGGTCTGCTGCTTCACCCCGCCGCTGATCCACAAGGTATCCGGCTTGCCATCGGCAATACGCTGCTGCAGCGCGGGCGCGGTATCGGCGATCACCGTGGTGGTC from Stenotrophomonas nitritireducens includes these protein-coding regions:
- the edd gene encoding phosphogluconate dehydratase yields the protein MHPKIHAITERIRQRSAPSRAAYLAGIDAALREGPFRSRLSCGNLAHAFAACGPTDKGRLRSDVTPNLGIVTSYNDMLSAHQPFEHYPELIRNAARELGATAQVAGAVPAMCDGVTQGRGGMELSLFSRDIIAQATAIGLSHDMFDATIYLGVCDKIVPGLLIGALAFGHLPAVFVPAGPMTPGIPNKKKAEVRERYAAGEATREELLEAESASYHGPGTCTFYGTANSNQVLLEAMGVQLPGASFVNPELPLRDALTRAATARALEITALGNDFRPLGRLIDERAIVNAVVALMATGGSTNHTIHWIAVARAAGVVLTWDDMDELSQIVPLLARVYPNGEADVNRFAAAGGPGFVFRELMDAGLMHADATTIAEGGMRAFAQEPRLTDGNVSYVPAAAVSGDEEVVRPASNPFEAQGGLRLLRGNIGRSLIKLSAVKPQYRSIEAPAVVVDAPQILNKLHAAGALPQDFVAVVRYQGPRSNGMPELHSLAPLLGLLQNQGRRVALVTDGRLSGASGKIPAAIHVTPEAARGGPIARIREGDIIRLDGEAGTLEVLVDAAEWAARGIAANTAPAGSDMGRNLFAMNRRIVGPADQGAISISCGPARPDGSLWEYDAEYELGHDHAAAAAPHEAKDA
- the eda gene encoding bifunctional 4-hydroxy-2-oxoglutarate aldolase/2-dehydro-3-deoxy-phosphogluconate aldolase, with the protein product MSISQYQDRAEQLLTAAGILPVVTVHTLEQARAVSAALLEGGLPAIELTLRTPVAMEALAMLKRELPDVVVGAGTVLTVEQMQRSIDAGADFIVTPGTPAHMADALAAAPLPVVPGAASPTELLELVARGFRICKLFPATAVGGLAMIKGVAGPIPELKLCPTGGITEATAGDYLAQKNVVCIGGSWMVQDSWIRNGQWDEVKKSAAAAAAIVKQARAG
- a CDS encoding discoidin domain-containing protein is translated as MQPASAAVLAKFDDIAAWQLITSPQVSGSLRPVAGNTGRALCLDYDFHEVSGYVGIRRPLDVTWPENYQLSFDLRGDSPANDLQFKLVDASGDNVWWVNRPGFNFPKNWTRISYRKRHIEKAWGPDQDKTLRRSAAVEFTIYSKVGGRGTVCFDQLTLQPLPKEDNSALTTTVIADTAPALQQRIADGKPDTLWISGGVKQQTVSLDLGKVREFGGAVVQWAPGLEASRYVVRSSIDGRDWKTLREVSSGAGGKDWLALPETEARYLRFDLVDGPNWRYGIRDISLKPLSFATTPNDFIRSVAADLPRGSLPRGFSGEQPYWTILGLDGGREQGLISEDGALEAAKGGFSIEPFVVLDGKVIGWAEVKTTQTLLDGYLPMPTVGWQHERFGLNVGGFVQGRPEQAQLVARYELRNTDKVAHEYRLALAVRPFQVNPPSQFLNTVGGVSRIDNLAVQPAQVSVNGQPRVYATAPADAVFASSFDSKLDVTHLADKTLPGMQEVRDVTGLASGALVYTWKLEPGQRREVVLVLPQTGNWQMPAKFDADKAQQQVAAMWRQKLDQLKLRVPEAGQPLANTLRTALAHMLISRVGPSLQPGTRSYARSWIRDGAMISEGLLRMGRADAVRQYVDWYAPYQFESGMVPCCVDARGSDPVPENDSHGELIYTIAEYWRHTGDSAFLQQMWPHVQKAWSYMEQLRLSERTEENRARHAGFYGMMPASISHEGYSAKPVHSYWDNFWALRGYKDAADMAAALGLEAEAASMAASRDQFRQDLDDSLRAAMAAHGIDYLPGSVELGDFDATSTTIALAPGGEQARLPQPALDNTFERYWQNFVERRDGKRQWKDYTPYEWRNVSAFVRLGWRARAWEATGFFFKDRAPPAWNQWAEVVSSTPRQPFFVGDLPHAWVASDFVRSALDMFAYERDVDGPLVLAAGVPSAWLTGKGIAIEDLNTSHGKLSYSLQRSDKQLTLQVSEGLQLPAAGLLLPWPYEGTPGEATINGEPAQWLGNELHISSLPAKVEIEIPAELRRSERGKR